From Eleftheria terrae, the proteins below share one genomic window:
- a CDS encoding protein-S-isoprenylcysteine O-methyltransferase, producing MRRIDAAAAQDRGANATSGVYGARLRLWFPVLLFGLVVAAYVWRRGEQVRWPELCWVLAAFLQLAIRWPHVQANRANRVARSKVCPLEQWLMFGVFLTLLGLPMFYLATPWLDLFDYRLPLPYGGAAVAMMVASLWLFYRSHADLGRHWSPSLEVHTEHRLVSQGVYRRLRHPMYASIWLFALAQPLLVQNWVAGALAIPGFALLYFLRVPREEELMLETFGEDYRDYMRRTGRVLPRWRG from the coding sequence ATGAGGCGCATCGACGCGGCGGCGGCGCAGGACCGTGGCGCCAATGCCACCTCCGGCGTTTACGGGGCCCGCCTGCGCTTGTGGTTCCCGGTGCTGTTGTTCGGGCTGGTGGTGGCCGCCTATGTCTGGCGCCGCGGGGAGCAGGTGCGCTGGCCCGAGCTGTGCTGGGTGCTGGCTGCCTTCCTCCAGCTGGCCATACGTTGGCCGCATGTGCAGGCCAACCGGGCGAATCGCGTGGCGCGCAGCAAGGTCTGCCCGCTGGAGCAGTGGCTCATGTTCGGGGTCTTCCTGACCTTGCTCGGCTTGCCGATGTTCTACTTGGCCACACCCTGGCTGGACCTGTTCGACTACCGCCTGCCACTGCCTTACGGTGGTGCCGCCGTGGCAATGATGGTGGCGTCGCTGTGGTTGTTCTACCGGTCGCATGCCGACCTGGGCCGCCACTGGTCACCGTCGCTGGAGGTGCATACCGAGCACCGGCTGGTCAGCCAGGGGGTGTATCGCCGCCTCCGCCATCCGATGTATGCCTCGATCTGGCTGTTCGCCCTGGCGCAGCCGCTGCTCGTGCAGAACTGGGTGGCTGGGGCGCTGGCCATCCCCGGCTTTGCGCTGCTGTACTTCCTGCGCGTGCCACGCGAAGAGGAACTGATGCTGGAGACATTCGGGGAGGACTACCGCGACTACATGCGGCGCACTGGGCGGGTCCTGCCTCGCTGGCGCGGCTGA
- a CDS encoding (2Fe-2S)-binding protein has product MIVCVCRKVSDRDIERAARAGCASFDDLQMELGVATCCGRCAECAQQTLESATHKQTVGARAACAPRELALA; this is encoded by the coding sequence ATGATTGTGTGCGTCTGCCGAAAGGTCTCGGACCGCGACATCGAGCGTGCCGCTCGGGCGGGTTGCGCCTCGTTCGACGACCTGCAAATGGAGCTGGGTGTGGCCACCTGCTGCGGCCGGTGCGCCGAGTGCGCACAGCAGACCCTGGAGTCCGCCACCCACAAGCAGACAGTCGGCGCGCGTGCAGCGTGCGCGCCGCGTGAGCTGGCCTTGGCGTGA
- the hemP gene encoding hemin uptake protein HemP: protein MKSTSALAGREQPVPLPPSLAVAAAQGPASQAPAAPTLASSSLLRGGKSVQIEHNGSLYQLRATKLGKLILTK, encoded by the coding sequence ATGAAATCGACTTCTGCTCTGGCAGGCCGCGAACAGCCTGTCCCCCTGCCCCCTTCGCTGGCCGTCGCCGCAGCACAGGGCCCCGCCTCTCAAGCACCGGCCGCCCCCACGCTGGCCAGCAGCAGTCTGCTTCGTGGCGGCAAATCGGTTCAGATTGAACACAACGGCTCGCTCTACCAGCTGCGCGCGACCAAGCTGGGCAAGCTGATCCTGACCAAATAG
- a CDS encoding GlcG/HbpS family heme-binding protein: protein MKTKPQLTAADVDRIAQAARAEAQAHGWAVSIAIVDDGGHLLWFQRLDGASPVSAQIAPAKAHTAALGRRESKIYEDMVNQGRMSFLSAPALQGLLEGGVPILVEGECVGAVGVSGVKSAEDAQVAKAGIAALAAG from the coding sequence ATGAAAACCAAGCCGCAACTGACCGCTGCCGACGTCGACCGGATCGCCCAGGCGGCACGCGCGGAGGCGCAAGCCCATGGCTGGGCGGTCTCCATCGCCATTGTTGACGACGGCGGCCACCTGCTGTGGTTCCAGCGCCTGGACGGCGCCTCACCCGTCTCCGCCCAGATCGCTCCTGCCAAGGCGCACACCGCGGCGCTCGGGCGCCGTGAAAGCAAGATCTACGAAGACATGGTGAACCAAGGGCGCATGTCCTTCCTCAGCGCGCCTGCACTGCAGGGGCTGCTGGAAGGTGGCGTGCCGATCCTGGTGGAGGGCGAGTGCGTCGGTGCGGTGGGAGTCAGCGGCGTCAAATCCGCCGAAGATGCCCAGGTGGCGAAGGCCGGCATCGCGGCCCTGGCTGCAGGCTGA
- a CDS encoding Bax inhibitor-1/YccA family protein — translation MNESLQAAYSGSGVLAEQRNRVLRNTYWLLALSMVPTVLGAWIGVQTGFSFFAGKPLISFMVFMGVAFGFFFAIEKFKNSPVGVALLLGFTFFMGLMLSRLIGVVLGNFSNGAQLIMMAFGGTALVFFGMATLATTVKRDLSSMGKWLMVGAVMLMVACVANIFLKMPAMAATISALAIVIFSAFMLYDIKRVIDGGETNYVTATLAIYLDIYNVFQSLLSLLGIFGGERE, via the coding sequence ATGAATGAAAGTCTTCAAGCAGCGTATTCGGGCTCAGGCGTCCTGGCCGAACAACGCAACCGTGTGCTGCGCAATACCTACTGGCTGCTGGCCCTGTCGATGGTGCCCACCGTCCTTGGTGCCTGGATCGGCGTGCAAACCGGCTTCAGCTTCTTTGCCGGCAAGCCCCTGATCAGCTTCATGGTGTTCATGGGCGTGGCCTTCGGCTTCTTCTTCGCGATCGAGAAGTTCAAGAACTCCCCGGTGGGCGTGGCCCTGTTGCTCGGCTTCACCTTCTTCATGGGCCTGATGCTGTCGCGCCTGATCGGGGTGGTGCTCGGCAACTTCTCGAACGGTGCCCAGTTGATCATGATGGCCTTCGGCGGCACCGCGCTGGTGTTCTTCGGCATGGCGACGCTTGCCACCACGGTCAAGCGCGACCTGTCGAGCATGGGCAAGTGGCTGATGGTCGGCGCCGTGATGCTGATGGTCGCCTGCGTGGCCAACATCTTCCTGAAGATGCCCGCCATGGCTGCCACCATCTCGGCCCTGGCGATCGTGATCTTCTCGGCCTTCATGCTGTACGACATCAAGCGCGTGATCGACGGCGGCGAAACGAACTACGTGACGGCCACCCTGGCGATCTACCTGGACATCTACAACGTGTTCCAGTCGCTGCTGAGCCTGCTCGGCATCTTCGGCGGCGAACGCGAGTAA